From a single Fulvivirga ulvae genomic region:
- a CDS encoding phage tail protein, with translation MADNPLSKLLDQRPVTGLHFRVSLADMAGAASMLAGGVAGTKFSKVSGLKVYASINEKEVSKSDGPETFIEDIRYDDIILERGLTSDPTPFTLWCMQVFSEFARSNGSTKGVAATGSFAGNMKGFGGMTSVVKNLVITLMNEKGIPLIAWGIKDAVPISWDVSPLDAMTNSYVTETIKLKHKGFEILPIPGADMI, from the coding sequence ATGGCCGATAATCCATTAAGTAAGCTTTTAGATCAGCGACCTGTTACAGGGCTCCATTTTAGGGTCAGCCTTGCAGATATGGCCGGTGCAGCCAGTATGCTGGCAGGAGGTGTTGCAGGAACCAAGTTTAGTAAGGTTTCAGGATTGAAAGTATATGCATCGATCAATGAAAAAGAAGTCTCTAAATCGGATGGTCCGGAAACCTTTATTGAAGATATCAGGTACGATGATATTATTCTGGAAAGAGGCCTGACTTCTGATCCTACTCCTTTTACATTATGGTGTATGCAGGTCTTTTCTGAGTTTGCCCGATCTAATGGTTCAACTAAAGGTGTAGCAGCTACAGGTTCTTTCGCGGGAAATATGAAGGGATTTGGTGGGATGACTTCAGTGGTTAAAAATTTGGTAATTACACTTATGAATGAGAAGGGAATCCCTTTGATAGCATGGGGAATAAAAGATGCAGTGCCAATATCCTGGGATGTATCCCCTCTTGATGCAATGACAAATTCGTATGTTACAGAAACCATCAAGCTTAAACATAAAGGTTTCGAGATACTCCCAATACCTGGAGCTGATATGATTTGA
- a CDS encoding DUF5908 family protein yields the protein MAIEIKELIIRIKVNEAASQKKEIIREREIQHLSKKIIDECVERVLDKLNRVETSIER from the coding sequence ATGGCTATTGAGATTAAAGAGCTTATAATAAGAATTAAAGTGAATGAGGCAGCCTCTCAAAAAAAAGAAATAATCAGAGAGAGGGAAATCCAGCACTTAAGTAAAAAAATTATTGACGAATGCGTTGAGCGCGTTCTGGATAAACTAAACAGAGTAGAGACCAGTATAGAAAGGTAG
- the vgrG gene encoding type VI secretion system tip protein VgrG: MAQSLSKLTSGLVTYTVLIDGKEIKASYAVLSVHVFKGVNRISVAKLEILDGGTTSEDDFSVSNSKSFNPGKEIEIKAGYDSKEETIFKGVIIKHSLRVSRGSSSLQIECRDIAVSMTIGRKNAVFLEKKDSDIISEIVGNYKVQKKIAATKFQHVEVVQHYVTDWDFVLMRADINGLIVITDDGNLNIQEPDLGGTPVAEVKYGSDMISFNGDIDARSQVSSINGVSWDMANQKIATSSSNSAKDVPQSTLKSSELAKVIGLDKYTLQTAANVPLGVLDAWTAAKHLKSSLSKIKATMKFRGLATVKPGCLLEVTGLSDQFNGKAFVGAVEHRIEDSEWITEVQLGISSEWYAEETPNIEAPSASGLFPPVKGLQTAIVKQIHEDKDGQYRVKVALPTLEKDNLTIWARLTNFYSTKDAGLFFYPEIEDEVIVGFLNEDPQSAIILGSVYSSKNKPVYTPEQNNYIKGLVTKGQLKIEFDDENKIMTIITPAENKIVLDDKEGMITVMDKNSNKVEMSKDGILMDSPKDITVKAGGSIMMEAKSNIEMKATGDVKTEGMNVTSKGKTKFAAEGAMTEVKGSGQTVIKGGVVMIN; this comes from the coding sequence ATGGCCCAATCATTATCAAAGTTAACTTCAGGGTTAGTCACCTATACTGTTTTAATAGATGGAAAGGAGATAAAGGCATCATACGCTGTACTCTCTGTTCATGTTTTTAAAGGAGTAAACCGCATATCCGTTGCCAAACTGGAGATACTTGATGGGGGTACTACCTCTGAGGATGATTTTTCCGTAAGCAATTCGAAGAGCTTTAATCCTGGCAAGGAAATAGAAATAAAAGCCGGCTACGATTCCAAAGAAGAGACGATATTCAAAGGGGTTATTATTAAACATAGCCTGAGGGTAAGCAGAGGCTCTTCCTCCCTTCAAATAGAGTGCAGGGACATTGCCGTGTCTATGACCATAGGTAGAAAAAACGCTGTTTTTTTAGAAAAAAAAGATAGCGATATCATCTCTGAAATTGTGGGTAACTACAAAGTCCAAAAGAAAATAGCTGCTACCAAGTTTCAGCATGTAGAGGTTGTTCAGCACTACGTTACTGACTGGGACTTCGTACTTATGAGAGCCGATATCAATGGCCTGATTGTTATTACTGATGACGGAAACCTGAACATACAGGAACCGGACCTTGGTGGTACTCCCGTGGCCGAAGTGAAGTACGGCTCAGACATGATCAGTTTCAATGGTGATATAGATGCCAGATCACAGGTGTCGAGTATCAATGGTGTATCCTGGGACATGGCCAATCAGAAAATAGCTACTTCTTCCTCAAACTCTGCCAAGGATGTACCACAGAGTACACTGAAATCTTCAGAGTTGGCCAAGGTAATAGGTCTGGATAAGTATACCTTACAAACTGCTGCGAATGTCCCTCTCGGTGTGCTGGATGCCTGGACGGCAGCAAAGCACCTGAAAAGCAGCCTTTCAAAAATAAAGGCTACCATGAAGTTCAGGGGGCTGGCCACAGTAAAGCCTGGTTGCCTGCTGGAAGTTACCGGTTTAAGTGATCAGTTTAACGGAAAGGCTTTTGTAGGCGCTGTAGAGCACAGGATCGAGGACAGTGAATGGATAACAGAAGTGCAATTGGGCATATCATCAGAATGGTACGCAGAAGAAACACCTAATATTGAGGCTCCTTCAGCCTCTGGCCTTTTTCCTCCTGTAAAAGGACTGCAAACAGCTATTGTCAAGCAGATCCACGAAGACAAAGATGGCCAGTACAGGGTGAAAGTTGCGCTACCTACACTTGAGAAGGATAACCTTACGATCTGGGCTAGGCTCACAAACTTTTACTCCACCAAAGACGCCGGATTGTTTTTCTATCCGGAGATAGAGGACGAGGTGATAGTAGGGTTCTTAAACGAAGACCCTCAGAGTGCTATCATCTTAGGGTCTGTTTACAGCTCGAAAAACAAGCCGGTTTACACTCCCGAGCAGAATAACTATATCAAGGGATTGGTAACTAAAGGCCAGCTGAAGATAGAGTTTGATGATGAAAATAAGATAATGACAATCATTACTCCTGCGGAGAATAAGATTGTTCTGGATGATAAAGAGGGGATGATAACAGTAATGGACAAAAATTCCAATAAGGTAGAGATGTCCAAAGACGGTATTCTGATGGATAGCCCGAAAGATATTACCGTTAAAGCCGGAGGCAGCATTATGATGGAAGCCAAAAGTAATATTGAAATGAAAGCCACGGGCGATGTGAAGACTGAGGGGATGAATGTGACCAGTAAAGGAAAAACGAAATTTGCCGCAGAAGGTGCCATGACTGAAGTGAAAGGCTCAGGACAAACGGTGATCAAAGGCGGCGTAGTAATGATAAACTAA
- a CDS encoding PAAR domain-containing protein — MPPAARLTDMHTCPMVTGTVPHVGGPISGPGAPTVLIGGMPAAVVGDMATCTGPPDTIAKGSGTVMIGGKPAARMGDTTAHGGSIVLGCMTVIIGG, encoded by the coding sequence ATGCCACCAGCAGCAAGATTAACAGATATGCATACTTGTCCGATGGTTACGGGTACCGTACCTCATGTAGGGGGACCAATATCCGGCCCGGGAGCTCCGACTGTACTTATCGGAGGTATGCCGGCAGCAGTTGTAGGAGATATGGCCACATGTACAGGGCCTCCCGATACCATAGCTAAAGGTTCCGGTACAGTTATGATAGGAGGGAAACCTGCTGCAAGAATGGGAGATACCACCGCTCATGGTGGGTCCATTGTTTTGGGATGTATGACAGTGATCATTGGAGGTTAG
- a CDS encoding CIS tube protein translates to MAKLKIESYKDEKLGAKLGSMELMFNPSTLSLSHSIDYHDEPAPNRSSPEARYKKTEPEILSFEILFDGTGVATEPITVSEKVETFKELTYYYIGDTHQTPYVNVIWGDINFKGRLKSLDIKHTLFDTEGTVLRSNLTVSFTNTMDLETEAKESDRQSPDLTHVRSVKAGDTLPLLCNEIYGDPGLYLKVARVNGLTDFRNLQPGTEVTFPPIK, encoded by the coding sequence ATGGCAAAATTAAAAATAGAATCATACAAGGACGAAAAGCTTGGAGCTAAACTGGGTTCAATGGAATTGATGTTCAACCCATCTACATTGTCATTGTCCCATAGCATAGACTATCATGATGAGCCAGCACCTAACAGGTCATCTCCTGAGGCCCGTTACAAGAAGACGGAGCCGGAAATCCTTAGTTTCGAAATATTGTTTGATGGCACCGGAGTAGCGACTGAGCCAATTACTGTTAGTGAAAAGGTTGAGACGTTTAAAGAGCTTACCTATTATTACATCGGAGATACCCACCAAACCCCGTACGTGAATGTAATTTGGGGAGATATAAATTTCAAAGGCAGGTTAAAGAGCCTTGATATAAAACATACATTATTTGATACAGAAGGTACTGTTCTGCGCTCTAACCTTACCGTTTCATTTACCAACACTATGGACCTCGAAACTGAGGCCAAAGAGAGCGACAGGCAATCTCCTGACCTTACACATGTTCGCTCGGTAAAGGCAGGTGACACTTTGCCTCTGTTATGCAATGAAATATATGGTGACCCAGGTTTATACTTAAAGGTAGCCAGGGTCAATGGTCTTACTGATTTTAGAAATTTACAGCCTGGCACTGAGGTTACTTTTCCACCAATTAAATAA
- a CDS encoding GPW/gp25 family protein encodes MKHKKTFLGVGWKFPPTFDKKAGSVILVSEEEDIRESLRILLSTKKGERVMLPEYGCDMHHMVFESIDNNLISEMKRIISQAILYFEPRIILEEIVIDTGRHLDGVLEINLIYTVRKVNKRSNMVYPFYILEGTDVRYEAKR; translated from the coding sequence ATGAAACATAAAAAGACATTTTTAGGAGTAGGCTGGAAATTTCCTCCGACTTTTGATAAAAAAGCAGGTAGTGTAATACTTGTTTCGGAAGAAGAGGACATCCGGGAGAGCCTAAGAATACTTTTATCGACAAAGAAAGGAGAGCGTGTAATGCTGCCCGAGTATGGATGCGACATGCACCATATGGTTTTTGAATCGATAGATAATAACCTCATCAGTGAAATGAAGAGGATTATTTCGCAAGCGATCCTTTATTTTGAGCCTCGGATTATACTGGAGGAAATCGTAATTGATACCGGAAGACATTTGGATGGCGTACTTGAAATCAACCTTATCTACACCGTCCGAAAAGTTAACAAAAGAAGTAACATGGTATATCCATTCTATATTCTTGAAGGTACCGATGTACGATACGAGGCCAAGCGTTAA
- a CDS encoding phage tail protein: MAENLWPITKFHFTVEGANFTTGFQEVSGLEISYDPIDYRSGDDPTYSMQKIPGLKKFTSITLKKGVFQDDDAFYEWIKDTLANPDRRETLTINLLDEEGTPVKTWTVVNAFPVKYQGPDLNATDNNVAVETLELAHEGIEM, encoded by the coding sequence ATGGCAGAGAATTTATGGCCAATAACCAAATTTCATTTTACAGTTGAAGGAGCAAACTTCACTACTGGTTTTCAGGAAGTTTCAGGTTTAGAAATTTCTTATGATCCTATCGATTACAGATCTGGTGATGATCCGACTTATTCAATGCAGAAAATTCCCGGATTGAAAAAGTTCACTTCTATCACTTTGAAAAAAGGTGTATTCCAGGATGATGACGCTTTCTACGAGTGGATTAAGGATACATTAGCTAACCCTGACAGAAGAGAGACCCTTACTATCAACCTTTTGGACGAAGAAGGTACTCCTGTTAAAACCTGGACAGTGGTAAATGCATTCCCCGTGAAGTATCAAGGACCAGACCTTAACGCTACTGATAACAACGTAGCAGTAGAGACTCTGGAGCTTGCGCACGAGGGTATCGAAATGTAA
- a CDS encoding phage tail sheath family protein — protein sequence MAQTLATPGVYIDEKSSFPNSTASIPTAVPAFIGYTERTVRDGQSLINKPVRISSLAEFHNIFGGGFQAPFTIQAASGEEADFEVEGKGYQVVPENNSRFIFYDSIRLFFANGGSTCYIITVGSYYSSVAGASSAASASADKNKKSDAAPAAPAKSSDRKVNAITKKALQGGMDSLISQEEPTILVIPEAVMLEEADCYGLQQQMLMHCGLKIKNRFAIIDVYNGFQSRTYDKNDVITRFREGVGSNFLAYGAAYYPYVYTSVVQNDELSYRNISNLDVLEDVLSKEADSGDKKKAEELKAEIKRLSQSGVDAESLNQTLSAISPAYKKIMQKVKRVLNILPPSGGMAGLYSAVDATRGVWKAPANVSYGSAISPAVNLTHDDQEDLNVTPSGKSINAIRSFIGEGTLVWGARTLDGNSGDWKFINVRRTVSFIEQSIKYAAKPYVYESNSANTWILIRSMINSFLNNLWKQGGLVGTTPDAAYEVQIGLGTTMTPADILDGIMRITVKVAVSRPAEFIVITFEQKMQDA from the coding sequence GTAAGGGATGGTCAGTCTCTAATTAACAAGCCAGTAAGAATATCTTCGCTAGCAGAATTTCATAATATATTCGGCGGTGGTTTTCAGGCTCCTTTTACTATTCAGGCAGCATCTGGTGAAGAAGCTGATTTTGAAGTTGAAGGTAAAGGCTATCAGGTAGTACCTGAAAACAATTCCCGCTTCATTTTTTATGATAGCATCAGATTGTTTTTTGCTAATGGTGGTAGTACTTGCTACATCATCACTGTGGGTTCTTACTACTCAAGCGTAGCTGGAGCTTCTTCAGCGGCGTCGGCATCTGCTGACAAGAACAAAAAAAGTGATGCAGCTCCTGCAGCACCTGCAAAATCTTCAGACAGAAAAGTAAATGCAATCACTAAAAAAGCTCTTCAAGGCGGTATGGATTCTTTGATCAGCCAGGAAGAGCCTACAATATTGGTTATTCCTGAAGCAGTAATGCTTGAAGAAGCTGATTGCTACGGGCTGCAGCAGCAAATGTTGATGCACTGCGGGCTTAAAATTAAAAACAGGTTTGCCATTATAGATGTGTACAACGGATTCCAGTCAAGAACTTATGATAAGAACGATGTTATCACAAGATTCAGAGAAGGTGTAGGAAGCAACTTCCTTGCTTATGGCGCTGCATACTATCCGTATGTTTACACTTCTGTTGTTCAAAACGATGAGCTTAGCTATAGAAATATCTCAAATCTTGATGTTTTGGAAGATGTGCTTTCAAAAGAAGCTGATAGTGGAGACAAGAAAAAAGCTGAAGAGCTTAAAGCAGAGATCAAGAGATTGTCTCAGTCAGGTGTTGATGCCGAGAGTTTGAACCAGACTTTATCAGCAATTAGCCCTGCATACAAGAAGATCATGCAAAAAGTGAAGAGAGTGCTTAACATCCTTCCTCCAAGTGGTGGTATGGCCGGTCTTTACAGTGCAGTAGATGCTACAAGAGGTGTATGGAAAGCTCCTGCCAATGTAAGCTATGGTTCTGCAATTTCACCGGCAGTAAACCTTACTCACGATGATCAGGAAGATCTGAACGTTACTCCTTCCGGTAAATCAATAAATGCTATCAGATCATTCATAGGTGAAGGTACTTTGGTTTGGGGTGCAAGAACATTGGATGGTAACAGTGGAGACTGGAAATTTATAAACGTTAGAAGAACAGTAAGTTTCATTGAGCAATCAATTAAATACGCTGCAAAACCATACGTATATGAGTCTAACTCTGCAAATACCTGGATATTGATCAGAAGTATGATCAATTCATTCCTGAATAATTTATGGAAGCAAGGTGGTTTGGTTGGTACTACTCCTGATGCTGCATACGAAGTGCAGATCGGTCTGGGTACTACAATGACCCCTGCGGATATTCTGGATGGCATCATGAGAATAACAGTTAAAGTTGCTGTATCTCGTCCTGCAGAATTCATCGTAATTACTTTCGAGCAGAAAATGCAGGATGCATAA